In the genome of Propionispora hippei DSM 15287, one region contains:
- a CDS encoding sulfite exporter TauE/SafE family protein, whose product MASMTLQILLFSIFAGMLGAVLGLGGGIIVTPVLTLLFGIDIQIAIGASLISVIATSSGAAIAYIRDKITNIRVGMFLEIATTVGAITGALIAGMIAPQLLYIIFGLLLLYSALAMLKKTKQELPENVPLSGAAKTLKLQGEYYDKALDKHVVYNVDNVPGAFGVMYLAGVISGLLGIGSGSFKVMAMDMFMKLPLKVSSATSNFMMGVTGAASAVIYLCRGDINPAVSAPVALGVLMGSTLGARVMQRLKSKTIRKLFIPVLIYIALQMMGQGLGVRI is encoded by the coding sequence ATGGCAAGTATGACACTGCAAATATTGCTATTTTCCATATTTGCAGGAATGTTGGGAGCGGTATTAGGCCTGGGCGGCGGTATTATTGTGACGCCGGTGCTGACGCTGCTGTTCGGGATCGATATTCAGATCGCCATCGGCGCCAGCCTGATTTCGGTCATCGCTACCTCCAGCGGGGCGGCCATTGCCTATATCCGGGACAAAATCACCAATATCCGGGTAGGCATGTTTTTAGAGATTGCCACGACTGTGGGAGCCATTACCGGTGCGCTGATTGCCGGTATGATCGCGCCGCAACTGCTGTATATTATTTTCGGCTTGTTGCTTCTCTATTCGGCGCTGGCCATGCTGAAAAAGACCAAACAGGAGCTGCCGGAGAATGTTCCTTTGAGCGGGGCGGCTAAGACGCTCAAATTACAGGGGGAATACTATGATAAAGCCCTGGACAAGCATGTCGTTTACAATGTGGACAATGTGCCGGGGGCCTTTGGGGTTATGTATCTGGCCGGCGTAATTTCCGGGTTGCTGGGAATTGGCAGCGGCAGCTTCAAAGTGATGGCCATGGATATGTTCATGAAGCTTCCGCTTAAAGTATCCAGTGCGACCAGTAATTTCATGATGGGAGTGACCGGTGCGGCCAGTGCGGTGATCTACTTATGTCGCGGCGATATCAACCCGGCGGTGTCGGCACCGGTGGCACTGGGTGTTTTAATGGGTTCGACCCTGGGGGCTAGAGTCATGCAGCGGTTAAAAAGCAAGACCATACGAAAGCTGTTTATTCCTGTACTGATCTACATCGCCCTGCAGATGATGGGACAGGGATTGGGGGTTAGAATATGA